The nucleotide window CTTCGAGTTCAACTCCTACAACCGCGTGGAGGTGTCGCTGTCGGACGTGACGGACCGGCTGGCGCGCCAGAAGGTAATTCGGGACATGACGTCGGTGGCGCAGGGCGTGGGCGAGATGGAGCGCAATGCCAGCGGCAAGCCTACTGTGCCGGTGTTTGCCTCGGAGGTGCTGTCGCGCTACTACGTGCGCCACCGGCCCAACCGGGAGCGGGAGGAAATCAAGCACTCCCAGCTGCACGGCGTGGCCCCGCGCGACGGCTCAGTCCTCTCGCAGGTGCTGGGCTCCTCGTTTCAGGACTACGACTTCTACCCCAACTGGCAGATTGTGATGGGCAAGGACTTTATGTCGCCCATTGCCGATGGCTGGCGCATCACCTACGACTACGACCTCGAAGACTCCGTGTACGTGGGCCAGGACCGTTGCTACCAGCTGAAAGTGTGGCCGCGCCGCGCTCAGGACCTGGCCTTCACCGGCCGCATCTGGATTACAATGAACTCGTACGCCCTGCGGCGGGTGGACCTGACCGTGGACCCCAAGGCTAACATCAACTTCGTGGATCAGATTCGGGTGTACCAGGATCTGACGCCCAGCGCGGCCGGGCCGTGGCTGCCGCTGCGCACCCGCGTGGTGGTGGGCCTGAAACCCACCAAAAAGCAAACCGGCCTGCTGGTGCGCTTCAACACCACTAACTCGGGCTTTGATGTGGAGCACCCGCACGAGGCCAAATTCTACGACCAGCCGTTTGCCTCGGCTACCGATGCGCTGGAAGTTCCGGCCGGTTTCTGGGAGCAGCACCGGCCCGATACGCTTACGGCCCAGGAGGTACGCACGCTTACGGCCCTCGACTCGGTGGGCAAGCTGCGCTCCGTGCGCTCTACCCTGGAGCTGGCCGATTTGCTGGTGACGGGCTACAAGCAGGTGGGCAAGTTTGAGCTGGGCCCGGTACCAAGTGTCTTCACCTACAACAACGTGGAGGGCGGCCGGATTCAGGCCGGTTTCCGCACCAGCGGCGACCTGAACCCCAACTGGTTTGTGCGCACCTACGTGGCCTACGGCACCAAGGACCAGGATTTCAAGTACGGCCTGACCGGCTACCGCGTGCTCAACCGCCGGAACTGGACGCTCCTGGGCTTTGAGCGCAGCCACGATGTAGACCAGGTGGCCTTGCTCGACAACGGCTACGCCACCGAAAACCCCTTGTTCGATGCGGCTGTGCGCTTTGGCAACATCAAGCCGGGAAGGCCGCTGTGGCGGCAGGTGACGGGGGTTTCGGCCCAGTCGGATTTGTTTCACGGCTTCAGCCAGAAGATTACGCTCCGTCATCAGCGCTTCGACCCGCTTTACGACTTTGCCTACTACACCAGCGCCGACCACGAGCCTGGCGCTCCCCCACGGCCGACAAGTTTGCCTTGTCGGAGGTAATTCTGGAGTCGCGCTACGCCCCGGACGAAACCGTGATTCAGAATAAGAACCGGCGCTACGCGGTAGGGCTGGCCAAGTGGCCGGTGTTTACGCTGCGCTACACCCGCGGCTTCGATGGCGTGCTGGGCAGTGACTTCGCCTACCACAAGTTCAACCTGCTGGTGACGCACAGCCTGCAGCTGGGCCAGTTGGGCCGCACCGAGTACATTGTGGACGCGGGCTACATTCCGAGCACCATTCCGTACCCGGTGCTGAAAAGTCACCTCGGCAATGAGTCGCCCATCTACACTACCAGCGCCTACAACCTGATGCGCTACTTCGAGTTTGTGAGCGACCGGTACGCGTCTCTGCACTTCGAGCACTATTTCGAGGGGCTGTTCATCAACTCGGTGCCATTGCTGAAGAAGCTCGACTGGCGCCTGCTGGCCTCGGGCAACGTGCTCTACGGCGGCGTAAGCCAGGCCAACCGCAACGCCACCCCGCTGGTAGACGAAAACGGCGCGGCCCTGCCCACCTTCCGGCCGCTGGACAGCAAGCCCTACGTGGAGCTTGGCTACGGCGTAGAAAACATCTTCAAGGTATTCCGGGTCGATTTCATCCACCGCCTCACCTACCGCGACCTGCCCGAGGTGAAAACCTTCGGCGTGAAAGTGTGCGCGCAGTTCAAACTATAAACCTTCCGGACGTTTCTCCCTCTGCTGCCTCCGCGTGCCATTTGTGCATAGCGGAGGCAGCCGCGTTTCAGAGGCCTGCAGAGCCTTTCGGCTGTGGCCTAAAGAAAGGGCGAGCGGCTGAAAGTATAGTTGAGGTAGAGCAGGTAATTTGCGGCCACTCCCTGTCTTCCTCACCCATGGCTTCCTCCGAAAACATCTATACCCCGTCCCAGCAGTACGTACTGCTGATTTTGTGCCTGGTAGCGCTGGCTGCCCTCATTCTGGTAGGACTGGGCAGCTACATTACGGCGTTTCTGGGGGCGGGCATTCTGTATGTGGTGCTGCGGCCGTGGTTTCAGGCCCTGGTGCACCGGCGCCGCTGGAACAAGCAGGTGGCTACGGCGGGCCTGCTGCTATTTGCCTTTGTGGTCATTATTCTGCCCTTCACGGCCCTCACGCTCATGCTCGTGAGCCGCATCCGACTGTATGCCCAGGATACCAGCCAGATTATGGCCGTCCTGCACAAAATCGAGCAGAAAACCGGCTACGCCATTACCACCGAGCAGAACGTGCGCGGCCTGGTGCAGCAAAGCGTAAGCTGGCTCAGCCAGCGTATTCCGTCCCTGGCCACCGGGCTGCTGCACTTCACCGTCATCATTGGGCTGATGCTGTTCACGCTTTACTTCATGTATACGCAGGAACAGGGCTTCCTGCGCGGCCTGCGGCGCTACCTGCCTTTCCGCCCGAATACCCTGCACGAGCTGGGCGAGTCGCTTAAAAACAACGTAAATGCCAACGTACTCGGGCAGGCGCTTATCTCGCTGGTGCAGGCGCTGCTCACGGCCCTCACGCTGCAGCTATTTGGCGTACCCGATGCCATTTTCTGGGGCGTAGTGAGCTTTTTTATGGCTTTTATCCCGGTGCTTGGCACGCCCTTGGTGTGGGGGCCGGCGGCCATCATCAAGCTTTCCCAGGGCCACACCGGCCAAAGCGTGGGCATCCTGCTGATTGGCGTCATCGTCATCATGAACATCGACAACCTGCTGCGCATCCTGCTGGCGCGCCGCATCGGTAATATTCACCCGCTGATTACCCTGGCCGGCGTGGTGCTGGGGGTCGAAATTTTCGGGATTCTGGGGCTGGTACTGGGGCCGTTGCTGCTCTCCTATTTTATCGTACTCATCAAAGTATTTGAGCGCGAAAACCGTATCCGTCGCCGTACCGTGCGGGCTGAGAGACTACACTAATTAGTTAGGTCGTTAGCATTTGCCGCCGATTCAACCACCCCTGGCCCCTCCTTCAAATAAGGAGGGGAACTAGTTTTTTAGCTGGTAACTCTCAGTCAGTCAAGTTTCGGTGAGGACGGTTTTGAAGCCGGCCAGCTGGCCGCCTTCGGCCTCGCCCAGCGCCAGCACCGGCACCTGCGGGCCGGTGCCAAAGCGGTATACCTGCACGCTGTTCAGCTCCTGTTTCAGGTACATCTGCAGGGCCTTGAAGCGGTCGGCCAGGGCCGGGTCGCCCAGCACGCCATCGTCGGCAGTGTGGTTGCGCAGGAAGTACGTCAGCTCCAGCTTCTCCACCTTTGTATCGGCGGGCTGGTCGGCCAGCTTGCGCAGGGCGGCATCGGTGAGCTGACCGGCGGGCGCGGCGTAGCTCACGGCCTCCAGCGGCGCTTCCGACTCACTCACGAACTGCAAGCCCTGCGTGAGTTGGCGAAGCTGTTCGAGCGTGGCATCAGAGGTTTCGTCGGCTGGCTTTTCTTGCTTGGCAATCGGGGCAGAGGCCGTGGCTTCGGTGGTTTCGCGGCCGCCTTTGGTGTCCAGCGGCGAGGCCGGCGCGGAAGCTTCAGCGGCCGGTACCTGCGCCGCAATGGCAGCGGCCAGCTCCTGCATCCGCGCCGGCGCTACCTTAATTTTGGGGTTGGCGAAGTTCATGTCCGACACATGGTGCATCGGGATGAGGTGAATGTGGGCGTGGGGTACTTCCAGCCCGATAACGGCCACGCCAATGCGCTTGCAGGGCACGGCGGCCCGCACGCCCTTGGCCACACGCTGCGCAAACTGGTGCAGAGCAGCCAGCTCGGCCGGTGGCAAATCGAAAATGTAGTCTACTTCCTTTTTCGGAATCACCAGCGCGTGGCCTTCTACCAACGGGGTGATGTCGAGAAAAGCTAGGTGGTGCTCGTCTTCGGCCACTTTATAGGCCGGCAGCTCGCCCGCAACAATTCTAGAGAAAATGGAAGACATACGGTGAAATGGTGAGTTAGTGAGATGGTGAGTATGCTGTTCTGGCGGCGCGCAGTCGGTGGCGTTAAAGTACGGGGCAAAACGCAAAAGGGCGAAACCTTCCGGTTTCGCCCTTTTTTGACGCTGGATTGAAGCGAGAACATGAAACTCACCGTTTCACCATCTCACCGCTACCGGCTGATTTCCAGGATCTGAAACTGCAGCTTGCCGGCAGGTACGGTAATTTCGGCGGTGTCGCCGGCCGACTTGCCCAGCAGGCCTTTGCCGATGGGCGACTTCACGGAGATTTTGCCGGCGGCCAGGTTGGCTTCTTCCTCGGCTACGAGCGTGTAGTCGAGCACCATGTTGTTTTTCAGGTTCTTGAGCTTCACTTTGCTCATGATGAGCACTTTGGTCAGGTCAAGGTTCGTCTCGTCGAGCAGGCGGGCATTGCCCACAACCTCCTCCAGCTTGGAAATCTTCATTTCCAGCAGGCCCTGTGCTTCCTTCGCGGCATCATACTCGGCGTTTTCGCTCAGGTCACCTTTGTCGCGGGCTTCGCGCAGGTCTTCGGCAGCTTTGGCGCGGCCCCGGATTTTGAGGTCCTGCAGCTCGTCCTTCAGCTTCTGCAGGCCTTCGGGAGTATAATAATTTATGGTTGCCATGGTTGGGTGATGGTAAGCTCAAAAAACAAGGAGAACGGCCAGCGTGGCTGGCCGTTCTCCCCCGACAGGTTTAGGCAAATATACGAAACCTGCGCGAATACTGCTAGCCCGTTCCCGGCGGGGCAACGTCCTTCTGGCGGGTTTTGCATGCAAAAACTCCTCTTCCGCTGCTTTAGCTGCCTGCAGCCTCCAGCTACGAGCGGCTTCGCAGAAACGCCTGAATCTTGCTGGCCAGCACCTGGTTTATCCGCTCGTAGGACTGGTACGACCAGCCGCCCACGTGCGGGGACAGCACCACGTTGGGCGCCGCCGCTAGGAAGTCGAAACGGGCCTGCTGCTCTGGGGTGAACGTGCTCAGCTTTTCATTTTCCAGCACATCCAGCGCCGCCCCTCTGATCTGCCCGCTCTGTAGTCCTTGCACCAGCGCGGCGTGGTTTAGCACCTCGCCGCGGGCCGTGTTCAGCAGCCAGACGGGGTTGCGGAAGCCTTGCAACACCGCCGACCCAATGAAGTGGTGGTTGGCAACTGAGTACGGGATATGCAGGCTCACTACCTCGGCGCGGGCCTGCAGCTCGGCCAGCGGCGCGGGCGTGGCGTAGTGCCCGTAGTCGCAGGCGGGGTCGTGGTCGTAGGCAAGCACGGTGCAGTCGAAAGCGGCGAGGCGGCGCGCAAAAGCCTTGCCCATGTGCCCGTAGCCGATGAGGCCCACTGTTTTGCCGCCCAGCTCCTCGCCCCGGTTGGCCTCGCGCCGCCACTGCCCGGCCCGTACTTCCTGGTGGGCGCGTGGGATGTGGCGCAGCAAGGCCAGCAGCAGCCCAATGGCGTACTCCCCCACGGCGTCGCGGTTGCCTTCGGGCGCATTCAGCAGCGTAATGCCGGCCGCCGCCAAAGCCGCTTCATCGATATTATCGACACCGGCTCCGGCCCGGGCCACGTAGCGCAGGTGCGGGCCGTGGCGGAGCAGCTCGGCCGTGATGCGCAGCTTGGACCGTACCATCAGGCCGTCGTAGGGGTGTGCGGCCAGGGCAGCGGGCACTTCGGGCGCCGTCAGGTCGGGACGGTAGTGCATTTCCACCCCGGCTTCCCGCAGGTAGTCGGGCAGGCTGGGGTGCATGTCGTCGATGACGAGGCAGAGGGACATGGTAGATTTCATTGCCAGAAATGAATCATTCACTTTCCTCAGCAGGATATTTTTCCTTCAATAAGCGGAGAGCAGTAGCGCATACAGCAGCCACTGCAACTGTCCATAACCAGGACTCAGAAATTGCCATCTCCAGTTTATGACCGTTACGCTGAAGAGACACTAGCACAACCGCGCCCAGTAGAAAAAGAAAGCTTTCTACTAGAGTAAACAATGCTTGCGCTCCTTTATCCAGCATTTGTTTTTGGTTATCTGAGAGGAATCTTTCTTTCAACCTGAGGGTGCCGCTCTGAATAAACGGCTGAAAAATAGCACCTACAAACAGAAGCAAGAACAGCCAATGAGCAGTTTCCATAGCATGAAGAACGTGTTTCTTTTGCTTTAGAGCGTTTCAAGACGGCAGTATCAAATCCTAAGTTCCTGCCTGATCCAGTTAGAATTTTACATTTCTATGCCGTCTTATGCTCTTCTACCAGCAGCGTCAGCCCCACAAAATCCTGCACGCTGAGCTGCTCGGCGCGCTTGTCGAAAATAGCGTCGGTGGTGGCTTCGGGCGGCATACCAAAGGGCTTGAGGGCGTTGCGCAGGGTTTTGCGGCGCGTCTGGAAAGCCTGCTTTACTACCCGGAAGAACAGCTTCTCGTCGCAGGCCAGGGCCACCGTTTGGTTTCGAGTGAGGCGGATAACGGCCGACTGCACCTTGGGCGGCGGGCTGAACACGTGCGGGGGCACTGTAAACAGGTATTCAATATCGTAGAACGCCTGCAGCAGCACGCTCAGAATGCCGTAGGTTTTGGAGCCGGGCCCTTCGGCCAGGCGGTCGGCCACTTCCTTCTGAATCATGCCCACGCACTCGCGCACCTGCTGGCGGTGGGCCAGCACCTGAAAGTAAATCTGGGAGCTAATGTTGTAGGGAAAGTTGCCGATGATGCTGAAAGGCTGCCCGGGGTAGAGCTTGCTCAGGTCCATCTTCAGGAAATCCTGGGAATGGATGCGTTCCTCCAGCGCCGGGTAGTGCTGGCGCAGGTACGCCACCGAGTCGCGGTCAATTTCCACCACGGAGGTGCGGTACTCGGGGTGCTGGAGCAGCGTTTGGGTGAGCACGCCCATGCCCGGCCCAATTTCCAGCACTTCCGTCACGCCATCGGGCAGGCGCAGGGCCTCCACAATGTTGCGGGCAATGTTGGGGTCGTTGAGAAAGTGCTGCCCGAGGTGCTTTTTGGCTTTGACGGAATCCATAGAGGAGAATGAAGATTGAGGCGCGGAATGAAGGATGAAAATCAAAGAATAGCCGTTGGCTTGTTCCCTATTCTTCGCGCTTCATTCCTCATGCCTAAAAGGCTTACCTTCGCGGCCTAAAGGTACAGCCGGTGCCGCTCACTCCGCGCGGCGCGGCTCCTATCTGGGTGAATTAACGGTTTATTTCCTGCTCATGCCGCTTCAGCTTGCCTACGCCGCCGACTTCCCGTCCATTGCGGATACCGTCTTTATCCTGCCTGCCGGCACCACGGAGCTTTCCGTAGAAACCGCTGCCGACCTGCCCGAGCCGGTGCGCGAGTACGTAGCCCGGCAGCTGGCCGCCGACTCCCGCCTCATCCGCATCAACCAGTACACGCACCATCACTACTACGTGGTGGCCGAGGAAAATAAAACGCTGGCCCTCAGCGCCGAATACCTGCGCAAGTGCGGCCATCAATTGTACGCCCACCTCAAGCACGACCACGTGCAGGAGCTGTTCGTGCAGGACCTGACGGGCTCCGGCGCCCTGGCCCTGGCCGAAGGGCTGGCCCTCACCGCGTATCAGTTTGAAGGCTACAAGACCGACGAAAAATCAAAGAAAGCCCCGGACCTGCAGCGCCTCACCCTGGTAGGTGCCGACGTGACGGCCGAGCAAGTGCAGGAGCTAGCCGGCGTGCTGGCCGGCGTGTATCTGGCCCGCGACCTAGTGAATGCCCCGCAAAACAAACTCAACGCCACCCAGTTTGCCGAGCAGATGGCGCAGGCGGGCACTGAGGCCGGTTTCCACGTAGAAGTACTGGATCTGGTGCGCATTGAGGCCCTGCGCATGGGCGGTTTGCTGGCCGTCAACCAGGGCAGCCCCGAGCCGCCCACGTTCACCATCATGGAGTACAAGCCCGAAGGGGCTACCAACGCGCAACCTATCGTACTGGTAGGCAAGGGCGTGGTGTACGATACTGGTGGCCTGAGCCTGAAGCCCACGCCCGGGGGCATGGATACCATGAAGTGCGACATGGCCGGCGGCGCGGCCGTGGTGGGTACCCTCTACGCCCTGGCCAAAAACCAGGTGCCCCTGCACGTCATTGGGCTGGTGCCGGCCACCGACAACCGCCCCGGCGGCATGGCCTTTGCCCCCGGCGACGTCATCACGATGTACAGCGGCCTGACGGTGGAAGTGCTGAACACCGACGCCGAGGGCCGCCTGCTGCTGGCCGATGCCCTGGCCTTCGCCAGGAAATACAACCCCGAGCTGGTGCTGGATTTTGCCACCCTCACCGGGGCCGCCGCCCGCGCCATCGGCAAGGAAGGCATTGTGTGCATGGGCACGGCCGATGAGGAAGTGCTGGACGCTCTCAAGCAGGCTGGCCACCGCACCCACGAGCGGCTGGTAGAGTTTCCGCTCTGGGATGAGTACGCCGACCACATCAAGAGCGACATTGCCGACCTCAACAACCTGGGCAAAGGCGAAGCCGGCGCCATTTCGGCCGGCAAGTTCTTGGAGCGCTTCACTGAAGGCTACCCCTGGGTACACTTCGATATTGCCGCCCCCGCCTACCTCTCCGCCCCCGACTCTTACCGCGGCAAAGGCGGCACCGGCATCGCCGTACGCCTTGCGTACGAGTTTCTGCGCAGCCGCGTGTAGCCTCTGTTACTCAGCGCAGCGCAACTCATCATCCATTAGCAAATCCAACAAATGCTTCCACGCATTGGCATATCCGTCGGCGACCTGGCCGGCATCGGGCCCGAAATCATTTACAAGACCTTTCTGGACGCCCGCCTGCTGAAATTCTGCACGCCGGTGGTCTATGGTACGGCCACCGTGCTGTTCGACGAGTTTCCGGTGCTTAAAGACGCCGAGCCGCTCACGTTCCGGCAGGTGCGCGAAGCTCAGGACATTGCGTCCGGCAAGCACAACGCCGTCACGTGCTGGGAAGAAGATTTCACGCTCACGCCCGGCCAGCCTTCCGAGGCCAGCGGCCGCGCCGCCCGCCAAAGCCTGCTGGCTGCCGCCCGCGACCTGAAGGCTGGCCTGCTCGATGCCCTCGTGACGGCGCCTATCAGCAAGGAAAACACCCAGGCCGACGACTTCCGTTACCCCGGCCACACCGAATTCCTGACCAGCTTTTTCGAGGCCCGGGAAAGTTTGATGCTGCTGGCTAGCGAAGACCTGCGCGTAGCCACTGCCACCGGCCACATTGCCCTTAAGGATGTGCCCAGCCGCCTGACCAAAGAGCTGCTGCAAACCAAGCTGCGCATTCTGCTGAAGTCTCTGACGCAGGATTTTGGTATTCTGAAACCGCGCGTGGCGGTGCTGGGCCTCAACCCCCACGCCGGCGAAAACGGCCTGCTGGGCACCGAGGAAGCCGAGGTAGTAGCGCCCGTGCTGCAGCGCCTGCAGGATGATGGCCACCTAGTGTATGGCCCCTACCCCGCCGACGGTTACTTCGGCACCGGCCAGTTCCGCCAGTTCGACGCCACCCTCTCGCTCTACCACGACCAGGGGCTGATTCCGTTTAAAACGCTGGCTTTCGAGCGGGGGGTAAACTTCACGGCAGGCTTGTCCGTCATTCGTACCTCCCCCGACCACGGCACGGCGTACGGGCTGGCCGGGCAGTATAAGGCCGATGAAACGTCCTTCCGCGAGGCCCTGTACCTGGCCTGCGACCTGGTGCGCCGACGGCGGGAAGCAGCCCAATAAGGCTTCTATGCACTACGTGCTTGGTTGAACTCGGCACCGACCGGCGCAGCAACTGCGTCAGCCGGTGCTTGTTTTTTGGCTGGTTGAGGATCCCGAAAAAGATACATATCCACGAAGAATATTTCGTTTTTGAAAAGATTGTTTGCGGTTTCAAAACTATGCCGTAGCTTTGCAGCCTGCTTTTTCGGAATAAGCCGAAAGCGGCCTGTTTGCTTTCTATGACGCTGCATACGCCTGCCGACTACCGTACTGCCCTGCGCCGCCTTGATGCGCTGGTGGCTGCGGGCATTGAGGGCAATGCGGCGCTGGAAACCGAGTTTCGGGAGCTGATTGTGGCCCTGGACACGTACGAGAGCAAGCTGGGGCTGCTGCCCATTCCGAATCTGCCGACGTCTTTAGCCGAAATGATTGAGCTGAAGCGCCAGCAGATGCGGCTCAAGCAAAAAGAGCTGGCCCAGCTGCTGGAAGTGCCCGCCGGGCGCCTCTCACAGATTCTGAGCGGCAAGCGGCGCGTGACGCTCGATCTGGCCAAGCGCCTCTACGAGCGGCTGGGCATTCCATCGGACTTCATTCTCAAGAACGCCTGACTTACCTGCCACCTTCGCTCCCGCACTTTCAACCCGGCGAAAACTTCCTACTTTTGCCCCCTGCTACCAACCTGAACCGTGAAAAAGGACGCTCAATACGATCTGGCAATTGCCAAGCTGGCCGACAAGACGCACCACTTTGCGTTTGAGCTGGACCGGGCCTTTTTCGAGCAGTTCGAGCAGCAGCTCATCCCCGATGGCAAGCTGCACGCCGATGTAACGCTGCACAAAACCGACCGTCTGCTGACCCTGGACTTCGACATCACGGGCACCGTACGCCTAGTGTGCGACCGAAGCCTGGACGAGTACGACCAGCCCCTGGACGTGCATGAGCAGCTGCTGGTGCGCTACGGCGACCGGGAGATAGAGCTGGATGACAACGTGCTGCAAATCACGCAGGACACCCAGACGCTGCCCATTGCCCAGCACCTGTTCGACTACATTGGCCTGGCCCTGCCCATGAAGAAGCTGCACCCGCGCTTCCAGAATGAGCCCGACGAAAACCCCGATTCCGAAACCAAGCTCATCTTCACGACCCGCCAGGAAGGCGACGCCGACGACGATGATGACAACGACGGCATCGACCCGCGCTGGAACGCCCTGCGTAACCTGAATTAAGCCCGGCTTGATTCTTTCTTTCTAATTCATCCTTCATAATTTCTTTTCAAAATGGCTCATCCTAAACGCCGGACCTCCACCGCAGTCCGCAGAAAGCGTCGCACCCACTACAAGCTCACTCCGAAGCCCGTTTCCATCTGCCAGAACACCGGCGAGCTGCACCTGCGCCACAAGGCCTACGTGGTTGACGGCGACCTGTATCTGAACGGCAAAGTAGCCATTAAGGACTACGCGCCCGTAGCCGCCGCGGCCCCCGCCGACGCCGACGAAGAATAGCCTCCGCTCTTTCCAAACTGCCCTCTTCTCTCCGTTCCTCCTAGGTGAGGATGCCGGCCGTCTTTCAGCCCCGTGCGGGCCGGAAGACGGCCCCGGAGGTTCTCTCCCAGACATCTTGAACGTTCGTACATGAAGATAGCCCTGGACGCTATGGGGGGTGACTTTGCCCCGCAGGCTGCGGTCGATGGCGCGGTATTGGCGGCTAAATCCCTGGCCGGCAAAGCCCAGATAGTGCTGATTGGTCAGGAAGACGCGGTGCGCCCCCTCCTGGACCAGCACGGCGAAGCGGCCGCCGACATCCTGTTCGTTTCTGCCTCGCAGATCATCGAAATGGGAGAGCATCCGGCCAAGGCCTACCAGCAAAAGCAGGATTCCAGCATTGCCGTGGGCTACCGCATGCTCCACGCGGGCGAGGTCGAAGCCTTCTGCTCGGCCGGCAACACCGGCGCCATGCTCGTCGGCGCTATGTTTTCGGTGAAAGCCGTACCTGGTGTACTGCGCCCAGCTATTGCGAACTTCGTTCCCAAGCTGCACGGCGGCTTCGGCATCATGCTCGATGTGGGCGCCAATGCCGAGTGCAAACCCGAAATGCTGGAGCAGTTCGGCGAGCTGGGCTCTTTATATGCGCAGTATGTGCTGGGCATTGAGCAGCCTAAAGTGGGCCTGATGAACCTGGGCGAGGAAGAAGGCAAAGGCACCGCGTTGCTTCAGGCCGCTCACAACCTGCTGAAGGTGAATCCTCATATTCACTTCATTGGCAATATCGAAGGCCGCGACCTGTTCAACGACCGGGCCGACGTCATCATCTGCGACGGGTACACGGGCAACGTGCTCCTGAAGATGGCCGAGTCGATTTACGACATCATGGCCGAAAAAAACCTGCACGACCCCTTCTTCGACAAGTTCAACTACGAAGCGGTAGGCGGCTCCCCTATTCTGGGTATCAACGACAATGCCATTATCGGGCACGGCGTGAGCATGCCGGCTGCTATCTGCAACATGCTGATGCAGGGCTACCAAATGGCGCACTCGGGCATTTCCGACCAGATAAAAAACACCTTCAAGTCTTAGCGACTAAGTCCGGCCCCGGCCGGACTTTTTCTTAGCCGCGCTTTTTCGTTTATCCGTTTTCGATGAAAGTTACCGCTGCCATTACCGGAGTGGGTGCCTACGTACCCGATTACGTGCTGACCAACCAGGAGCTCGAAACGCTGGTAGACACCACCGATGAGTGGATTACCTCCCGCACCGGTATCAAGGAGCGCCGCATTCTGAAGGGCGAAGACCAGGGCACGTCCGTCATGGGCATCAAGGCCGTGGAGCAGCTGCTGGCCAAAACCAACACCCGGGCCGAGGAAATTGACCTGCTGATTTGCGCCACCACCACGCCCGACATGGTGTTTCCGGCCACGGCCAACCTCATTACGGCCGGCGTAGGCGCCACCAAGGCCTTTGGCTTCGATATGCAGGCCGCCTGCTCGGGCTTCC belongs to Hymenobacter sp. J193 and includes:
- a CDS encoding M17 family metallopeptidase, which translates into the protein MPLQLAYAADFPSIADTVFILPAGTTELSVETAADLPEPVREYVARQLAADSRLIRINQYTHHHYYVVAEENKTLALSAEYLRKCGHQLYAHLKHDHVQELFVQDLTGSGALALAEGLALTAYQFEGYKTDEKSKKAPDLQRLTLVGADVTAEQVQELAGVLAGVYLARDLVNAPQNKLNATQFAEQMAQAGTEAGFHVEVLDLVRIEALRMGGLLAVNQGSPEPPTFTIMEYKPEGATNAQPIVLVGKGVVYDTGGLSLKPTPGGMDTMKCDMAGGAAVVGTLYALAKNQVPLHVIGLVPATDNRPGGMAFAPGDVITMYSGLTVEVLNTDAEGRLLLADALAFARKYNPELVLDFATLTGAAARAIGKEGIVCMGTADEEVLDALKQAGHRTHERLVEFPLWDEYADHIKSDIADLNNLGKGEAGAISAGKFLERFTEGYPWVHFDIAAPAYLSAPDSYRGKGGTGIAVRLAYEFLRSRV
- the pdxA gene encoding 4-hydroxythreonine-4-phosphate dehydrogenase PdxA, with product MLPRIGISVGDLAGIGPEIIYKTFLDARLLKFCTPVVYGTATVLFDEFPVLKDAEPLTFRQVREAQDIASGKHNAVTCWEEDFTLTPGQPSEASGRAARQSLLAAARDLKAGLLDALVTAPISKENTQADDFRYPGHTEFLTSFFEARESLMLLASEDLRVATATGHIALKDVPSRLTKELLQTKLRILLKSLTQDFGILKPRVAVLGLNPHAGENGLLGTEEAEVVAPVLQRLQDDGHLVYGPYPADGYFGTGQFRQFDATLSLYHDQGLIPFKTLAFERGVNFTAGLSVIRTSPDHGTAYGLAGQYKADETSFREALYLACDLVRRRREAAQ
- a CDS encoding helix-turn-helix transcriptional regulator — encoded protein: MTLHTPADYRTALRRLDALVAAGIEGNAALETEFRELIVALDTYESKLGLLPIPNLPTSLAEMIELKRQQMRLKQKELAQLLEVPAGRLSQILSGKRRVTLDLAKRLYERLGIPSDFILKNA
- a CDS encoding DUF177 domain-containing protein; the encoded protein is MKKDAQYDLAIAKLADKTHHFAFELDRAFFEQFEQQLIPDGKLHADVTLHKTDRLLTLDFDITGTVRLVCDRSLDEYDQPLDVHEQLLVRYGDREIELDDNVLQITQDTQTLPIAQHLFDYIGLALPMKKLHPRFQNEPDENPDSETKLIFTTRQEGDADDDDDNDGIDPRWNALRNLN
- the rpmF gene encoding 50S ribosomal protein L32; the encoded protein is MAHPKRRTSTAVRRKRRTHYKLTPKPVSICQNTGELHLRHKAYVVDGDLYLNGKVAIKDYAPVAAAAPADADEE
- the plsX gene encoding phosphate acyltransferase PlsX, yielding MKIALDAMGGDFAPQAAVDGAVLAAKSLAGKAQIVLIGQEDAVRPLLDQHGEAAADILFVSASQIIEMGEHPAKAYQQKQDSSIAVGYRMLHAGEVEAFCSAGNTGAMLVGAMFSVKAVPGVLRPAIANFVPKLHGGFGIMLDVGANAECKPEMLEQFGELGSLYAQYVLGIEQPKVGLMNLGEEEGKGTALLQAAHNLLKVNPHIHFIGNIEGRDLFNDRADVIICDGYTGNVLLKMAESIYDIMAEKNLHDPFFDKFNYEAVGGSPILGINDNAIIGHGVSMPAAICNMLMQGYQMAHSGISDQIKNTFKS